The Candidatus Tanganyikabacteria bacterium DNA window ACCTCCTCTTTCAGCGCGGCGTCGAGGATGGACAGGTCCCGGTACCCCCCGATCTTCCGCATGGTGCGTTCGGCCTTCAGCCCCGACGCGGCGGCCCAGCGCAGGGCCATGTCCCCGCTCCGCCAGTTCGTCACCCGCCGCATGGTCCTCTTCATCGTCCCCTGCGGGCTCTCGATGATGTTGGTCGTCCCCAGGCTCCGACGCAACGCCGGCGGCAGGCCCAGCCGGTTGATCGTGAACAACTCCTCCAGGCCCTCCAGCAGGCTGCCCGCGGCCGAGGGGTGGCCGTCCTGGTATCGCCCCGCCAGTTCCTTGAGCTTCTTGATCCCCTCCTTGGCGTCCATCTTGAACGCCGCCCGCATGACCAGCCTGGCGTACGTGGCGTCGTCCTCGGGGAGGTGCCCGGCGACATTCTC harbors:
- a CDS encoding transposase, with protein sequence MRSRPPAGRRRLFVIDGSKALRAGIDAVFGADNPVQRCRNHKLENVAGHLPEDDATYARLVMRAAFKMDAKEGIKKLKELAGRYQDGHPSAAGSLLEGLEELFTINRLGLPPALRRSLGTTNIIESPQGTMKRTMRRVTNWRSGDMALRWAAASGLKAERTMRKIGGYRDLSILDAALKEEVAQKRKIA